The following proteins come from a genomic window of Phnomibacter ginsenosidimutans:
- a CDS encoding response regulator, with amino-acid sequence MTTKLQQSDFVPTLNKQIDRYFSTGVNEENLSAFLKVVNETYQWFERDKLLSEHAYAVSEKEYQDAVSHLESQHDIIRQSVGLLKDAIQRIDKNAVLHVDDAEAEIINVVRYLNKQLEVQRNLEQQLIVSKEFAEKAAQVKSDFLSVMSHEIKTPLNAIIGLSHLLQQQQFTHEQARNINALHAAAENLLSLVNDILDFNKIEEGKIQLAPRMVDPRVILNNLKYAYALKANEKQTIIKLTIDENLPAHILVDDVRLNQVLHNLMSNAVKFTNKGQVWLSVMVEPSSNEEHIQLRFCIKDSGIGIAKEKQHLIFDHFTQADSNITRQYGGSGLGLSIVKRILQLMNSHIDLQSAPGKGAAFSFVLSLPALVAGEPQNAPHPDKKLHNDFSGINVLVVDDIEFNVMVAEQMLTNCNASCSHAADGIEAVKMARTNHYDLILMDLQMPHMDGFEATRRIREFNTTTPVVALTASSEPEVIIKAKVLGMDDYLMKPFNPNDFYNMVAHYSGYVRG; translated from the coding sequence ATGACTACCAAACTTCAGCAATCCGATTTCGTACCAACGCTTAACAAGCAGATAGACAGGTATTTTTCTACAGGTGTAAATGAAGAAAATCTGTCGGCATTTTTAAAAGTAGTAAATGAAACCTATCAGTGGTTTGAACGAGACAAACTACTGTCGGAACATGCCTATGCCGTGAGTGAAAAAGAGTACCAGGATGCTGTGAGCCACCTGGAATCTCAGCACGACATCATCCGTCAATCGGTGGGCTTACTCAAAGATGCCATACAACGCATTGATAAAAATGCCGTTTTACATGTAGATGATGCAGAAGCAGAAATCATTAATGTAGTGCGGTATTTAAACAAGCAATTGGAGGTGCAGCGCAACCTGGAACAGCAGTTGATAGTAAGCAAAGAATTTGCCGAAAAAGCTGCACAGGTAAAGTCTGATTTTTTGTCCGTCATGAGTCACGAAATCAAAACACCATTGAATGCCATCATTGGCTTGTCGCACCTGTTGCAACAACAGCAGTTTACCCATGAGCAAGCAAGAAATATCAACGCACTGCATGCCGCTGCCGAAAACCTGCTGAGTTTGGTAAATGATATTCTCGACTTTAATAAAATAGAAGAAGGAAAAATTCAACTGGCACCACGCATGGTAGATCCGCGGGTAATACTCAACAACCTGAAATATGCCTATGCCTTAAAGGCCAACGAAAAGCAAACCATCATTAAACTTACCATCGATGAAAATCTGCCGGCGCATATACTGGTAGATGATGTGCGGCTAAACCAAGTACTGCACAACCTGATGTCGAATGCGGTAAAATTTACCAACAAAGGGCAGGTGTGGCTGAGTGTAATGGTGGAGCCCTCCAGCAACGAGGAGCATATTCAGTTGCGCTTTTGCATAAAAGACAGCGGCATTGGCATTGCCAAAGAAAAACAACACCTCATATTCGATCATTTTACACAGGCCGATTCAAATATTACCCGGCAGTACGGGGGCTCCGGTCTTGGGTTGAGTATTGTAAAACGCATTTTGCAGCTCATGAATTCTCATATCGACCTGCAAAGTGCACCCGGCAAAGGGGCAGCGTTTTCATTTGTGCTGAGCTTGCCGGCCTTGGTAGCAGGTGAACCACAAAATGCCCCGCACCCCGACAAAAAGTTGCATAACGATTTCAGCGGCATCAATGTGTTGGTGGTAGATGACATTGAGTTTAATGTAATGGTGGCAGAGCAAATGCTTACCAATTGCAATGCCAGCTGCAGTCATGCCGCCGATGGCATAGAAGCTGTGAAAATGGCTCGGACCAATCATTACGACCTCATTCTTATGGATTTGCAGATGCCACATATGGATGGTTTTGAAGCTACCCGCCGCATCAGAGAATTTAATACCACTACTCCGGTGGTGGCTCTTACGGCCTCATCTGAGCCCGAGGTTATTATTAAAGCTAAGGTGCTGGGTATGGACGACTACCTGATGAAACCATTTAATCCCAATGACTTTTACAACATGGTAGCCCACTACAGTGGCTACGTACGTGGATAG